A DNA window from Camelina sativa cultivar DH55 chromosome 17, Cs, whole genome shotgun sequence contains the following coding sequences:
- the LOC104755798 gene encoding uncharacterized protein At1g24000-like — protein sequence MALVESTLEFDVKSQADDLFKDFMKAIKDYDEVEIKAEDWEKREITINVTSSDFFTKYKTFKLTATITPRDDGDGSRVKWTGKIEKIPDDIHVDPHIHVTPSEDGDGSHVKWTVVLEKISDGIDDPYLAINTTAYLIQMLDGRILK from the exons atggCATTAGTGGAATCTACTCTTGAGTTTGACGTGAAGTCTCAGGCGGACGACCTGTTTAAAGATTTCATGAAAGCAATAAAAGACTATG ATGAGGTTGAGATCAAGGCTGAGGATTGGGAGAAAAGAGAAATTACGATAAATGTGACCAGCTCTGATTTTTTTACGAAGTACAAGACGTTCAAATTAACCGCCACCATTACTCCTAGGGATGACGGTGATGGCAGCCGTGTGAAATGGACTGGCAAGATCGAGAAGATTCCCGATGACATCCACGTCGACCCACACATCCACGTTACGCCTTCGGAAGATGGTGATGGTAGCCACGTGAAATGGACCGTAGTGCTCGAAAAGATTTCTGATGGCATCGACGACCCATATCTAGCCATCAACACAACTGCTTATCTCATCCAGATGCTCGATGGCAGAATCCTTAAATAA
- the LOC104755801 gene encoding putative clathrin assembly protein At1g14910 yields the protein MATLQSWRRAYGALKDTTKVGLVRVNSDYAELDVAIVKATNHVECPPKDRHLKKIFLATSAVRPRADVAYCIHALSRRLHKTRNWTVALKALLVLHRLLRDGDPTFREELLNFSQKGRIMQISNFKDESSPTAWDCSGWVRAYALFLEERLECFRVLKYDMEAERLPKVSPGQEKGYSKTRDLDGEKLLEQLPALQQLLHRLIGCKPEGAAKHNRIIQYALALVLKESFKVYCAINEGIINLVEKFFEMPRHEAIKALDIYKRAGLQAGNLSAFYEVCKGLELARNFQFPVLREPPQSFLVTMEEYMRDAPQMVDVTSGPLLLTYTPDEGLDSEDVEPSHEEHEPPLPSDGTVVLSEETQPSSQPPPSAETPRNIIDTDDLLGLNDDAPDPLEILDQNALALALVSTDDDFSTFGFGQARDLDSSGWELALVTTPSNDISAATERQLAGGLDTLTLNSLYDNGAYIAAQQPAYGAPAPNPFEVQDPFAFSNSVAPPSAANNPFGPYEPAYHQEQQEQQPQLEVAPSAANPFGDFGEFPIVPVSEPQSTTGFGEFPVVPVSEPSNITGLGAFSAIPVSEPSNTTGFGEFPVVKVSEPQNSTGFGAFPVDQVSEPPNTTGFGAFPVIPVSEPPKTTAFGEFPVIPVSEPLPVIPVTEAPKTTGFGEFPAIPVSEAQNTTTGGFGGLPVNGGAHQQQHDSNNPFGSTGFL from the exons ATGGCAACGCTTCAGTCATGGCGAAGAGCTTATGGAGCCCTAAAAGACACCACCAAAGTCGGACTTGTCCGAGTCAATAGCGATTACGCC GAATTAGATGTTGCCATAGTGAAAGCTACTAACCATGTCGAGTGTCCTCCCAAAGATCGTCATCTTAAAA AAATTTTCCTAGCAACATCAGCAGTTCGGCCTCGAGCAGATGTTGCTTACTGCATTCATGCTCTCTCCCGACGATTGCACAAAACCAGAAACTGGACG GTTGCACTGAAAGCACTACTTGTCTTACACCGGCTTCTGAGGGATGGTGATCCTACATTTAGAGAGGAGCTATTGAATTTTTCTCAAAAAGGACGCATTATGCAGATTTCTAATTTCAAAGATGAGTCTAGCCCAACCG CCTGGGATTGTTCTGGGTGGGTGCGTGCTTATGCATTATTTCTTGAGGAACGGCTTGAATGCTTCAGAGTTCTGAAATATGACATGGAGGCTGAACGTCTTCCAAAAGTTTCTCCAGGGCAGGAGAAg GGGTATAGCAAAACAAGGGATTTAGATGGTGAAAAACTCCTGGAACAGTTACCAGCGTTACAGCAGCTTCTGCATCGTCTCATTGGTTGCAAG CCAGAAGGTGCTGCAAAGCACAATCGCATAATTCAATATGCACTCGCTCTG GTGTTGAAGGAGAGCTTTAAAGTATATTGTGCCATCAATGAAGGAATAATCAATCTAGTAGAAAAG TTCTTTGAAATGCCAAGACATGAGGCCATCAAGGCCCTTGATATATACAAGCGCGCGGGTCTGCAG GCTGGCAATCTTTCTGCTTTTTATGAAGTTTGCAAAGGATTAGAACTTGCAAGGAATTTCCAGTTTCCTGTTTTAAGAGAG cctCCACAATCTTTTCTTGTAACAATGGAGGAGTATATGAGAGATGCACCTCAAATGGTTGACGTCACATCTGGGCCACTG CTTCTGACCTATACGCCGGATGAGGGGCTTGATTCTGAAGATGTTGAACCTTCGCATGAAGAACATGAACCGCCATTGCCTTCAGATGGTACCGTTGTTCTATCTGAAGAGACACAACCTTCTTCGCAGCCTCCTCCTTCAGCAGAAACTCCACGGAATATCATTGATACAGATGATCTACTG GGTCTGAACGATGATGCACCTGATCCGTTAGAAATCCTAGACCAAAATGCACTTGCTTTGGCCTTGGTTTCCACTGATG ATGATTTTTCGACGTTTGGTTTTGGTCAAGCAAGAGATTTGGATTCGTCAGGATGGGAGCTTGCCCTGGTCACAACACCTAGCAATGATATATCTGCAGCCACTGAGAGACAATTG GCGGGTGGCTTAGACACGCTCACCCTGAACAGTCTATACGACAATGGAGCCTACATTGCTGCCCAACAGCCGGCCTATGGCGCTCCAGCTCCCAATCCATTTGAGGTCCAAGACCCGTTTGCATTTTCAAACAGCGTTGCACCGCCTTCAGCTGCAAACAACCCATTTGGTCCCTACGAGCCAGCCTATCATCAGGAACAGCAAGAGCAGCAACCACAGCTTGAGGTTGCACCCAGCGCTGCAAATCCTTTTGGTGATTTTGGGGAATTTCCAATAGTCCCGGTTTCAGAACCACAAAGCACCACCGGCTTTGGAGAATTTCCAGTAGTTCCGGTTTCAGAACCTTCAAACATCACCGGTCTCGGGGCATTTTCAGCAATCCCGGTTTCAGAACCATCAAACACCACCGGCTTTGGGGAATTTCCAGTAGTCAAGGTTTCAGAACCACAAAACAGCACTGGGTTTGGGGCATTTCCTGTAGACCAGGTTTCAGAACCGCCAAACACAACAGGTTTTGGGGCATTTCCAGTAATCCCGGTTTCAGAACCCCCAAAAACCACAGCCTTTGGGGAGTTTCCAGTAATCCCGGTTTCAGAACCGCTTCCAGTGATCCCGGTTACAGAAGCGCCAAAAACCACAGGTTTTGGGGAATTTCCGGCAATCCCCGTTTCAGAAGCGCAAAACACCACCACGGGGGGTTTTGGGGGATTACCGGTTAATGGAGGTgctcatcaacaacaacatgacAGCAACAACCCCTTCGGCAGTACTGGCTTCTTGTGA
- the LOC104759233 gene encoding MLP-like protein 328 produces MLVGLFQYVTDVPLKGSAEKHYKRWKSENHLVPDAIGHLIHGITLHEGEWDSPGAIKSWKYNLDGKEEVFKERIEMDDEKMAVTFNVLDGQVMEELKVYIANLQFIPESGNDGCVCKVSVYWEKRTEDSAEPTMFMKFLEKMVADMDGHILQNQE; encoded by the exons atgctt gtcgggttgtttcaatacGTGACGGATGTGCCTCTAAAAGGATCGGCCGAGAAACACTACAAAAGGTGGAAGAGCGAGAATCATCTCGTCCCTGACGCCATCGGCCACCTCATCCATGGTATTACCCTCCACGAAGGCGAATGGGACTCTCCCGGCGCCATCAAGAGCTGGAAGTACAATCTTG ATGGGAAGGAAGAAGTGTTTAAGGAGAGAATAGAGATGGACGACGAGAAGATGGCGGTGACATTCAATGTGCTCGATGGTCAAGTCATGGAGGAGCTTAAGGTGTATATCGCAAACTTACAATTCATTCCCGAGTCCGGAAATGATGGCTGCGTCTGCAAAGTTAGTGTATATTGGGAGAAACGCACTGAAGACTCTGCAGAGCCCACCATGTTCATGAAGTTCCTCGAGAAGATGGTTGCTGACATGGATGGCCACATCCTCCAAAACCAGGAATAA
- the LOC104755800 gene encoding HMG-Y-related protein A-like, which yields MALDQHSSESQSQSFTLPPYPQMIMEAIEALNDKNGSNKTTIAKQIESTQQTLPPSHTTLLSYHLNQMKKTGQLLMVKNNYIKPDPLAPPKRGRGRPPKLKTQAESAAAAAAAAAKVSADPPRSRGRPPKQRDPSETSIEPPKETGSGRPRGRPPKRPRTDSGKVVAPEPAAQATGERRGRGRPPKVKPTAVAPVAC from the exons ATGGCGTTAGATCAGCATTCATCGGAATCTCAGAGTCAGTCATTTACACTCCCACCTTATCCTcag ATGATAATGGAAGCGATCGAAGCACTAAACGATAAGAACGGTAGCAACAAAACGACGATTGCTAAACAAATCGAGTCAACTCAACAAACCTTACCGCCGTCACACACGACGCTGCTTAGCTACCATCTCAACCAGATGAAGAAGACTGGTCAGCTTCTCATGGTCAAAAACAATTATATCAAACCAGATCCACTTGCTCCTCCCAAGCGTGGTCGTGGACGTCCTCCCAAACTGAAAACTCAGGCGGAATCCGCCGCCGCTGcggctgctgctgctgccaAAGTCTCTGCAGATCCGCCTAGATCTCGTGGTCGTCCACCGAAGCAGAGAGATCCATCGGAAACTTCGATTGAGCCGCCCAAGGAGACCGGATCTGGAAGACCACGTGGACGACCACCGAAGAGACCACGAACAGATTCGGGTAAGGTTGTTGCTCCGGAGCCCGCAGCTCAGGCAACCGGTGAGCGTAGAGGACGTGGGAGACCTCCGAAGGTTAAGCCAACGGCGGTTGCGCCGGTTGCGTGTTGA
- the LOC104755799 gene encoding 21 kDa protein-like, which produces MGRQLCTTTFLHLVAALLFISRTISAVRFLHEQPTIDDLDFIRTSCNATLYPDVCYTSLAGYASTVQDNPARLAKLAIGVSLSRAKYAASYLSKLARRSAPAASSAAVHDCVSNVGDAMDQMRGSLRQLREMNHRRPGAPTFRFQMSNVQTWMSAALTDEETCTDGITEEMEDEETKTAICERVGDVKRFTSNALALVNTYANDGA; this is translated from the coding sequence atggGAAGGCAGCTTTGCACGACGACGTTTCTCCACTTGGTCGCCGCCTTACTCTTCATTTCCCGGACAATCTCAGCCGTCCGTTTCCTTCATGAACAACCAACAATCGACGACCTAGATTTCATCCGTACGAGCTGCAACGCAACGCTTTATCCCGACGTTTGTTATACGTCTCTAGCTGGCTACGCCTCCACCGTACAAGATAATCCGGCGAGACTAGCTAAGCTCGCCATCGGAGTTTCCCTTTCCCGCGCAAAATACGCGGCGAGTTACCTCTCCAAACTCGCACGTCGCTCTGCTCCTGCTGCATCCTCTGCCGCCGTCCACGACTGCGTATCGAACGTGGGAGACGCCATGGACCAGATGCGCGGGTCCCTGAGGCAGCTCCGGGAGATGAACCACCGTCGTCCCGGAGCGCCGACGTTTAGGTTTCAGATGAGTAACGTGCAGACGTGGATGAGCGCGGCGTTGACGGACGAGGAGACGTGTACTGATGGGATCACGGAGGAGATGGAAGACGAAGAGACAAAGACGGCGATATGCGAGAGAGTCGGCGACGTCAAGAGGTTCACGAGTAATGCGCTTGCTCTCGTTAACACCTACGCCAACGATGGAGCCTAA
- the LOC104755802 gene encoding DELLA protein GAI-like encodes MKRDHHQHQDKMKEEEEDDCNNGMDELLAVLGYKVRSSEMADVAQKLEQLEVMMSNVQDHDLSHLATDETVHYNPAELYTWLDSMLSSSNSDYDLKAIPGDAILNHHHFSVDSSSSSSNHHGDGDANATTNKRLKCSNNTTVATATTAATGESTRPVVLVDSQENGVRLVHALLACAEAVQSENLTLAEALVKQIGFLAVSQIGAMRKVATYFAEALARRIYRLSPSQSPIDHSLSDTLQMHFYETCPYLKFAHFTANQAILEAFQGKKRVHVIDFSMSQGLQWPALMQALALRPGGPPVFRLTGIGPPAPDNFDYLHEVGCKLAHLAEAIHVEFEYRRFVANTLADLDASMLELRPSDVESVAVNSVFELHKLLGRPGAIDKVLGVVNQIKPEIFTVVEQESNHNSPVFLDRFTESLHYYSTLFDSLEGVPSGQDKVMSEVYLGKQICNVVACDGPDRVERHETLSQWRKRFGSAGFSAAHLGSNAFKQASMLLALFNGGEGYRVEESDGCLMLGWYTRPLIATSAWKLSTD; translated from the coding sequence ATGAAGAgagatcatcatcaacatcaagataagatgaaggaagaagaagaagacgattgtAACAACGGCATGGACGAGCTTTTAGCTGTTCTTGGTTACAAAGTTAGGTCATCAGAAATGGCTGATGTTGCTCAGAAGCTTGAACAGCTTGAAGTTATGATGTCTAATGTTCAAGACCACGATCTTTCTCACCTCGCTACTGATGAGACCGTTCACTACAACCCTGCCGAGCTTTACACGTGGCTTGATTCTATGCTCTCTTCTTCTAACTCCGACTACGATCTCAAAGCTATTCCCGGTGACGCTATTCTCAATCATCATCACTTCTCTGTcgattcgtcttcttcttcctctaaccACCACGGCGACGGTGATGCGAATGCTACTACGAACAAGCGGTTGAAATGCTCAAACAACACGACGGTGGCGACAGCGACAACAGCAGCAACGGGTGAGTCGACTCGGCCTGTAGTCCTGGTCGACTCGCAGGAGAACGGTGTGCGTCTCGTCCACGCGCTTTTGGCTTGCGCTGAAGCTGTTCAGAGTGAGAATCTGACTCTAGCGGAGGCTCTGGTGAAGCAAATCGGATTCTTAGCCGTGTCTCAGATCGGAGCGATGAGAAAAGTCGCTACTTACTTCGCCGAGGCACTCGCGCGGCGGATCTACCGTCTCTCACCGTCGCAGAGCCCGATCGATCACTCTCTCTCCGATACTCTTCAGATGCACTTCTACGAGACTTGTCCTTACCTCAAGTTCGCTCACTTCACGGCGAATCAAGCCATCCTCGAAGCTTTTCAAGGGAAGAAGAGAGTTCACGTCATCGATTTCTCTATGAGCCAAGGTCTTCAATGGCCGGCGCTTATGCAGGCTCTTGCGCTTCGACCTGGTGGTCCTCCTGTTTTCCGGTTAACCGGAATTGGTCCACCGGCGCCGGATAATTTCGATTACCTTCACGAGGTTGGTTGTAAGCTGGCTCATTTAGCTGAGGCGATTCATGTGGAGTTCGAGTATAGACGATTTGTGGCTAACACTTTAGCTGATCTCGATGCGTCGATGCTTGAGCTTAGACCGAGTGATGTTGAGTCTGTTGCGGTTAACTCTGTTTTCGAGCTTCACAAGCTCTTGGGACGACCTGGTGCGATTGATAAGGTTCTTGGTGTGGTGAATCAGATCAAACCGGAGATTTTTACTGTTGTTGAGCAGGAATCGAACCATAATAGTCCGGTTTTCTTAGACCGGTTTACCGAGTCGTTGCATTACTACTCGACGTTGTTTGACTCGTTGGAAGGTGTGCCGAGTGGTCAAGACAAGGTCATGTCTGAGGTTTACTTGGGTAAACAGATTTGCAATGTTGTGGCTTGTGATGGACCTGACCGAGTTGAGCGTCACGAAACGTTGAGTCAATGGAGGAAACGGTTCGGTTCAGCTGGGTTTTCGGCGGCACATCTTGGTTCGAATGCGTTTAAGCAAGCGAGTATGCTATTGGCTCTGTTTAACGGCGGAGAGGGTTATCGGGTTGAAGAGAGTGACGGATGTCTCATGTTGGGTTGGTACACTCGACCGCTCATAGCCACATCTGCTTGGAAACTCTCCACCGATTAg
- the LOC104755804 gene encoding MLP-like protein 328, protein MGKSGTYVTDVPLKGSAEKHYKRWKSENHLFPDAIGHHIQGVTVHEGDWDTHGAIKSWNYTCDGKQEVFKEKREFDDKKMTVTFRGLDGHVMEQLKVYDVIFQFVPKSVEGCLCKVTMIWEKRNEDSPEPIKYMKFATSLAIDMDDHILKDQSKA, encoded by the exons ATGGGGAAGTCAGGAACATATGTGACAGACGTTCCTCTGAAAGGGTCGGCGGAGAAACACTACAAAAGGTGGAAAAGCGAAAACCACCTCTTCCCCGACGCCATTGGCCATCACATCCAAGGTGTCACTGTTCACGAAGGCGACTGGGACACCCACGGGGCTATCAAGTCCTGGAACTACACATGCG ATGGGAAGCAAGAGGTGTtcaaggagaagagagagtttgaCGACAAGAAGATGACGGTGACATTTAGAGGGCTGGATGGTCACGTGATGGAGCAGCTTAAGGTGTATGACGTCATCTTCCAGTTCGTCCCAAAGTCTGTAGAAGGTTGCCTCTGCAAAGTCACTATGATATGGGAGAAGCGCAACGAAGACTCTCCAGAGCCCATCAAGTACATGAAGTTCGCCACAAGCTTGGCTATTGACATGGACGACCACATCCTCAAGGACCAGAGTAAAGCGTAA